A stretch of DNA from Anaerolineae bacterium:
ATGGCATCCCCTTTGAGGAAAAAATGGCCGCCCTGACCACCGAATTGCGCGACCAGATGCAGGAGGCCGAGCAACTGGACGCCGAAATTAAGGCGCAGTTGGCAAAGGTTGGTTTTGAATTATGAGCGAGTGGCGGGAGACAACTTTAGGCGAGATTGTAACTTTTCAGCGAGGACACGATTTAACAACCTCGCAGTTTAAGGATGGTCCTTATCCCATCGTTAGTTCAGTTGGAATTATCGGTTATCACAACGAATTTACAACTGAATCGAATGGAATAACTATTGGAAGAAGCGGAAATAGTATAGGGAATCCGATTTTCGTCGAATCTAAATTTTGGGCGCACAACACTACCCTCTATGTGAAGGAATTTCACAATAGCTATCCTAAGTTTATATATTATCTTCTAAAGACCTTAAATTTTCGACTTTTTGACTCAGGTAGTGCGGTTCCATCCCTAAACAGAAACTATATACACCCATATCCAGTTAAAGTACCGGACTTGTCAGAACAGCGCCGCATTGCAGCCTTTCTCTCCACCCTCGACGCAAAATTAGACCTCCTCCGGCGACAAAACCACACCCTGGAACAAATCGCCCAAACGGTGTTTAAACGCTGGTTTGTTGATTTCGAGTTTCCCAACGACCACGGCCAACCCTACAAATCATCCGGCGGGTCAATGGTCGTCTCAGAGTTGGGGGAGATTCCAGAGGGTTGGCGGGTTGGTACATTTGGAGATATTTCAATCAATTATGATAGTAAAAGAATACCACTATCGAGTAGAGAACGAGAGCAAAGGAAAGGACCATACCCTTACTATGGCGCAACGTCAATAATGGATTACGTGGATAATTACCTCTTTGATGGAGTTTATGTTCTGATGGGGGAAGATGGAACTGTCATAGATAATGATGGACATCCAGTGTTGCAATATGTATTTGGTAAATTTTGGGCAAACAATCACGCCCATGTTTTGCAGGGTAAAGGCAAGATTTCAACCAATTTCATTTACCTGTTCTTAAAGAGGGCAAAGGTCAATCATATTGTAACAGGGGCCGTTCAATTAAAAATCAACCAAGGCAATATGAATAGTCTGAAATTGGCAATACCTGACGATGATGCCCTAGAAGTATTTGATAAAGTAATATCTCCAATCTTCGACAAAACAATGGTTAATCTCAATCAAATCCAAACCCTCACCCGCCTCCGCGATACCTTGCTCCCCAAACTGATGAGCGGGCAACTTCGGGTTCAAGCCTAAATCGGAAACGTGCTATGAACGAAAACGATGTTGAACAACTGGCTCTGGAACGCCTGCAAGAATTAGGCTACGAGTACGTCCACGGCCCCACCATTGCCCCGGACGGCGAATCGCCCGCCCGCCAATCATACAGCGAGGTAGTGCTGCTGCCCCACTTGCGGCAGGCCGTGCAGCGCCTTAACCCCCACATCCCCGCCCCGGCCCGGGAGCAAGCCCTGCGCGAGGTGCTCAACATTGCCTCGCCCGATCTCATTACCAACAACCAAACCTTTCACACCCTGCTCACCAACGGCGTCGAGGTTGAATATCAACACCAGGGCCAAACCCGCGGCGATAAAGTGTGGCTGGTTGATTTTGACACCCCCGCCAACAACCACTATTTGGCCGTCAACCAATTTACCATTATTGAAAACAGTAACCGCCGCCCCGACGTGGTGCTCTTTATTAACGGCCTACCGCTGGTGGTGGTCGAACTGAAAAACCCGGTCAAAGAAGAAACCAACGTGCGCCGGGCCTTTGACCAACTGGAAACCTACAAACAAGAAATCCCCACCCTCTTCACCTACAACGCCCTGCTGGTCATTTCCGATGGCCTCACCGCCCGCGCCGGCTCGCTCTCGGCGGGCTACACCCGCTTTTC
This window harbors:
- a CDS encoding restriction endonuclease subunit S, producing the protein MSEWRETTLGEIVTFQRGHDLTTSQFKDGPYPIVSSVGIIGYHNEFTTESNGITIGRSGNSIGNPIFVESKFWAHNTTLYVKEFHNSYPKFIYYLLKTLNFRLFDSGSAVPSLNRNYIHPYPVKVPDLSEQRRIAAFLSTLDAKLDLLRRQNHTLEQIAQTVFKRWFVDFEFPNDHGQPYKSSGGSMVVSELGEIPEGWRVGTFGDISINYDSKRIPLSSREREQRKGPYPYYGATSIMDYVDNYLFDGVYVLMGEDGTVIDNDGHPVLQYVFGKFWANNHAHVLQGKGKISTNFIYLFLKRAKVNHIVTGAVQLKINQGNMNSLKLAIPDDDALEVFDKVISPIFDKTMVNLNQIQTLTRLRDTLLPKLMSGQLRVQA